The Musa acuminata AAA Group cultivar baxijiao chromosome BXJ1-3, Cavendish_Baxijiao_AAA, whole genome shotgun sequence genome window below encodes:
- the LOC135630816 gene encoding auxilin-related protein 1-like codes for MKRPAVGEGGGGGSEEGTSKEFGKNRWKQQKRNEQRLGGKGLSLEAFANAKSRSSGYNPALIKKQKEFYRNAKYVTKYKKTLKQQNLASDHMPKVSDDKDGDKTENSQMRSKTKKKSLLSLREEYEKKHAEVEKAKTDREAIIQAKKEERAKAEDRRKAEREKMFKKTRSGQPVMKYRIEHLLEGLLDGSK; via the exons ATGAAGCGCCCAGCGGTAGGAGAAGGCGGCGGAGGTGGTTCGGAGGAGGGAACGAGCAAAGAGTTTGGGAAGAATCGGTGGAAGCAGCAGAAGAGGAACGAGCAGCGGTTGGGAGGGAAGGGGCTCTCTCTTGAAGCCTTCGCGAATGCCAAATCCAGGTCCTCCGGATACAACCCCGCCCTCATAA AAAAGCAAAAAGAGTTCTATAGAAATGCAAAATATGTGACCAAGTACAAGAAGACACTAAAACAACAAAACCTGGCCAGTGATCATATGCCAAAAGTTTCAGATGATAAG GATGGTGATAAGACCGAAAACTCGCAAATGCGAagtaaaacaaagaagaagagttTGCTGAGCTTGAGAGAAGAGTACGAGAAGAAACACGCAGAAGTCGAAAAGGCTAAGACGGATAGGGAAGCAATCATCCAAgcaaagaaagaagagagagccaAAGCTGAAGACAGAAGGAAGGCCGAGAGGGAAAAGATGTTTAAGAAGACCAGATCTGGTCAGCCTGTCATGAAGTACAGAATAGAGCACCTCTTAGAAGGTTTACTAGATGGTTCTAAATAG
- the LOC103978975 gene encoding uncharacterized protein LOC103978975, with the protein MSAFGSLCLPMAIGASTITTTSLRPRFCAPLSSSASPPTSLLFLRPPNPIFRPKRCSPISMSLAADSSSSSSPLVEISNDAGLKVTSPGIIGQNDLLIVGPGVLGRMVAEKWRKEHPDCQIFGHTITTDHHDELIKIGVIPSLRGSELTDKFPYVVFCAPPSRTSDYPSDVRLAASNWSGEGSFLFTSSSAVYDCSDNDFCNEDSPLVPIGRSPRIDVLLSAEKEVLDVGGCVLRLAGLYKEDTGAHTYWLARGTVDALPDHVVNLIHYEDAASLTIAIIKKKLRGRTFNGCDNHPLSRQEIMDSVNRSGKYSKKFLGFTGTDGPLGKRMTNSKTRAEIGWEPTFVSFPQFLGLPD; encoded by the exons ATGTCTGCCTTCGGCTCACTTTGTCTGCCGATGGCGATAGGCGCGTCGACGATCACTACCACAAGTCTTCGACCTCGTTTCTGCGCTCCCCTCTCTTCTTCCGCTTCACCTCCGACGAGCCTCCTCTTTCTCCGCCCTCCAAACCCTATCTTTCGCCCCAAACGATGCTCTCCAATTTCGATGTCGCTCGCCGCCGattcctcatcctcctcttctcCCCTTGTCG AAATATCAAATGACGCTGGACTAAAGGTAACATCTCCTGGTATAATTGGGCAGAATGATTTGTTAATTGTGGGGCCTGGTGTTCTTGGTCGCATGGTGGCTGAAAAGTGGCGAAAG GAACATCCAGATTGTCAGATCTTTGGACATACAATTACCACCGATCATCATGATGAATTGATCAAGATTGGCGTTATTCCTTCTTTAAGAGGATCAGAGCTTACCGACAAATTTCCTTATGTTGTATTTTGTGCTCCTCCATCTCGAACCTCAGATTACCCTAGTGATGTGAG ATTAGCAGCATCGAACTGGAGTGGTGAAGGTTCTTTCCTGTTTACATCAAGTTCTGCTGTATATGATTGCAGCGATAATGACTTTTGCAATGAG GATTCTCCTCTGGTTCCTATTGGTAGAAGCCCACGGATTGATGTCCTTCTAAGTGCGGAAAAGGAAGTTCTGGATGTTGGTGGCTGTGTTCTGAGGCTAGCAGGGTTATATA AAGAAGATACAGGTGCTCATACTTATTGGTTGGCAAGAGGAACAGTTGATGCTCTTCCAGATCATGTGGTAAACCTTATTCATTACGAG GATGCAGCTTCCCTTACGATTGCAATCATAAAAAAGAAGCTTCGAGGTCGAACTTTCAATGGTTGTGACAATCATCCTTTGTCGAG GCAAGAAATTATGGATTCTGTGAACCGAAGCGGGAAGTATAGCAAGAAGTTCCTGGGATTTACAG GCACTGATGGTCCATTGGGGAAGAGGATGACTAATTCGAAAACTCGTGCGGAAATTGGATGGGAGCCAACATTCGTAAGCTTTCCTCAGTTCCTTGGACTACCAGACTGA
- the LOC135630828 gene encoding probable chromatin-remodeling complex ATPase chain translates to MAKPPKYEEFSDEGTSSGSISSDEGPGSGAEGDQEVEEEDQEELEAVARTGSSDDDEAREDDDQATEDDEAVGDEALEASANAEVGVREKARLRELQRMKKQKIQEILDAQNAAVDADMNNKGKDRLKYLLQQTEIFAHFAKGSQSESDNKPRGRGRHASKITEEEEDEEYLKEEEDALAGAGGTRLVSQPSCIQGKMRDYQLAGLNWMIRLYENGINGILADEMGLGKTLQTISLLGYLHEYRGITGPHMVVAPKSTLGNWMREIRRFCPVLRAVKFLGNPEERNHIRENLLVAGKFDVCVTSFEMAIKEKTALRRFSWRYVIIDEAHRIKNENSLLSKTMRLYHTNYRLLITGTPLQNNLHELWSLLNFLLPEIFSSAETFDKWFQISGENDQQEVIQQLHKVLRPFLLRRLKSDVEKGLPPKKEIILKVGMSQLQKHYYRALLQKDLEVINAGGERKRLLNIAMQLRKCCNHPYLFQGAEPGPPYTTGEHLITSAGKMVLLDKLLPKLKERGSRVLIFSQMTRLLDILEDYLMFRGYQYCRIDGNTGGEDRDASIEAFNQPESEKFIFLLSTRAGGLGINLATADVVILYDSDWNPQVDLQAQDRAHRIGQKKEVQVFRFCTEYTIEEKVIERAYKKLALDALVIQQGRLAEQKTVNKDELLQMVRFGAERVFNSNNSTITDEDIYDIIAKGEKATAELNAKMKKFTEDAIKFKMDDNAELYDFDDEKDDKELDLKKLVTENWIEPPKRERKRNYSESDYFKQALRQGGAAKSKEPRIPRMPQLHDFQFFNTQRLSELYEKEVRYLMHTHQKNQLKDTIPDGDESEDLGDPLTAEEQEEKEQLLEEGFSTWTRKDFNTFIRACEKYGRNDIKSIASEMEGKTEEEVGRYAKVFKARYKELNDYDRIMKNIERGEGRISRRDEIMKAIGKKLDRYKNPWLELKIQYGQNKGKLYNEECDRFMLCMIHKLGYGNWDDLKAAFRTSPLFRFDWFVKSRTTQELARRCDTLIRLVEKENQEYDERERQSRKDKKLTKNLTPSKRSMTKAPALETPALSSFKRRRQSDDYIGSGRRRR, encoded by the exons ATGGCGAAGCCCCCGAAGTACGAGGAGTTCTCCGACGAGGGCACCAGCAGCGGCTCGATCTCCTCCGACGAGGGGCCGGGGAGCGGAGCGGAGGGCGACcaagaggtggaggaggaggaccagGAGGAGCTGGAGGCGGTCGCAAGGACTGGGAGCTCAGACGATGACGAGGCCAGGGAGGACGACGATCAGGCCACGGAGGACGATGAAGCCGTCGGGGATGAG GCCTTGGAAGCATCTGCAAATGCAGAAGTTGGGGTGCGTGAAAAAGCCAGGCTCAGAGAACTTCAGAGAATGAAGAAACAAAAGATCCAAGAAATATTGGATGCACAGAATGCTGCTGTCGACGCTGACATG AACAATAAGGGGAAAGACCGCTTAAAATATCTGCTTCAGCAGACAGAAATATTTGCTCATTTTGCAAAAGGAAGCCAATCCGAATCAGATAATAAGCCACGGGGAAG GGGACGTCATGCATCAAAAATcacggaggaagaagaagatgaagaatacCTCAAGGAGGAAGAAGATGCTTTGGCGGGTGCTGGAGGAACACGCTTAGTGTCACAGCCATCAT GTATACAGGGTAAGATGAGAGACTATCAGCTAGCAGGACTGAACTGGATGATACGGTTGTATGAGAATGGCATCAATGGGATACTTGCTGATGAGATG GGTCTTGGAAAAACATTGCAAACCATCTCATTACTTGGCTATTTGCATGAGTATAGAGGAATTACAGGGCCCCATATGGTGGTAGCTCCAAAATCTACTCTTGGCAACTGGATGAGGGAGATTCGCCGTTTCTGTCCTGTTTTACGAGCTGTTAAATTTCTTGGAAATCCAGAAGAGAGG AACCATATAAGGGAAAATTTGTTGGTGGCTGGCAAGTTTGATGTGTGTGTTACTAGTTTTGAGATGGCGATCAAAGAAAAAACTGCACTTAGGCGTTTTAGCTGGCGCTATGTTATCATTGATGAGGCACATCGGATTAAAAATGAGAACTCTCTTCTTTCTAAAACAATGAGGCTCTATCATACTAACTATCGTCTTCTTATCACTGGCACACCTCTTCAG AACAACCTTCATGAGCTTTGGTCTCTTCTCAACTTTTTACTCCCTGAGATATTTAGCTCTGCTGAAACTTTCGATAAGTGGTTCCAGATATCTGGAGAAAATGATCAACAGGAAGTGATTCAGCAGCTTCATAAG GTTCTTCGTCCCTTTCTCCTTCGGAGGCTTAAATCTGATGTTGAAAAGGGCTTGCCTCCCAAAAAGGAAATTATACTCAAAGTAGGAATGTCCCAGTTGCAGAAGCATTATTATCGTGCTCTGCTTCAAAAAGATTTGGAGGTCATTAATGCTGGTGGTGAACGCAAGCGGCTCTTGAATATTGCTATGCAGCTTCGGAAATGTTGTAACCATCCATACTTGTTCCAAGGTGCAGAACCTGGCCCACCGTATACCACTGGGGAGCATTTAATAACAAGTGCAG GAAAAATGGTTCTTCTGGATAAATTGCTCCCCAAGCTCAAGGAACGTGGCTCCAGAGTTCTAATCTTTTCACAG ATGACTAGACTCCTGGACATTTTGGAAGATTATTTAATGTTTCGTGGTTATCAATATTGTCGAATTGATGGGAATACTGGTGGAGAAGATCGTGATGCTTCTATTGAAGCCTTTAATCAACCAGAAAGTGAAAAATTCATTTTCTTGCTTTCAACCAGAGCAGGTGGCCTCGGGATTAATCTTGCCACTGCAGATGTAGTCATTCTTTATGACAGTGATTG GAATCCACAAGTTGATCTTCAAGCACAAGATCGTGCACATAGGATTGGACAAAAGAAAGAAGTTCAAGTCTTCCGATTTTGCACTGAG TACACTATCGAGGAAAAAGTGATTGAAAGGGCATATAAGAAACTTGCCCTGGATGCTTTAGTTATTCAACAAGGGAGATTGGCTGAGCAGAAAA CTGTTAATAAAGATGAGTTGTTACAAATGGTACGTTTTGGTGCGGAAAGGGTATTCAATTCCAATAATAGCACAATAACAGATGAGGATATTTACGACATCATAGCGAAGGGTGAAAAGGCAACAGCAGAGCTTAATGCCAAAATGAAGAAATTTACAGAAGATGCAATCAAGTTTAAAATGGATGACA ATGCGGAGTtgtatgactttgatgatgagaaG GATGATAAAGAACTTGATCTTAAGAAACTTGTCACTGAGAATTGGATAGAGCCACCTAAAAGGGAACGAAAGCGCAA CTACTCGGAGTCTGATTACTTCAAGCAAGCTCTTCGTCAAGGTGGTGCTGCAAAATCTAAGGAACCACGAATTCCTCGTATGCCCCAGTT ACATGATTTCCAGTTTTTTAACACCCAAAGGCTCAGTGAGTTATATGAAAAGGAAGTTCGCTATCTTATG CATACCCATCAGAAGAATCAATTGAAAGACACTATTCCTGATGGGGATGAGTCTGAAG ACTTGGGAGATCCATTGACTGCTGAGGAGCAGGAAGAAAAGGAGCAGTTGCTGGAAGAG GGTTTCTCCACATGGACACGGAAAGACTTCAATACGTTCATTAGGGCTTGTGAGAAGTATGGACGGAATGATATAAAAAGTATAGCTTCGGAAATGGAAGGCAAAACCGAAGAGGAAGTTGGAAGATATGCCAAAGTCTTTAAAGCAAGATACAAAGAATTGAATG ATTATGATCGAATAATGAAGAACATTGAAAGAGGAGAGGGAAGAATCTCCCGGAGGGATGAGATAATGAAAGCTATTGGTAAAAAGTTGGATCGCTACAAGAACCCATGGTTAGAATTGAAAATTCAGTATGGCCAGAATAAGGGAAAGCTATATAATGAAGAATGTGACCGTTTTATG TTATGCATGATCCACAAGCTTGGCTATGGAAATTGGGATGATCTAAAAGCAGCTTTCCGCACATCACCTTTGTTTCGCTTTGACTGGTTTGTGAAATCCCGAACAACTCAAGAGTTGGCTCGACGATGTGATACACTGATCCGTCTAGTGGAGAAGGAGAATCAAGAATATGATGAGCGGGAAAGACAATCTCGGAAAGATAAAAAGCTCACCAAG AATCTGACACCATCCAAGCGGTCCATGACAAAGGCTCCAGCCCTTGAGACTCCTGCACTAAGTTCGTTCAAGAGGCGGAGGCAGTCAGATGACTATATTGGTTCA GGGAGGCGGAGGAGATGA